In Nicotiana tabacum cultivar K326 chromosome 19, ASM71507v2, whole genome shotgun sequence, one DNA window encodes the following:
- the LOC107778562 gene encoding FACT complex subunit SPT16-like gives MADSRNGNVKVSNDKASGSANAYAINLENFGKRLKMLYSHWTEHNDELWGASEVLAIGTPPPSEDLRYLKSSALNMWLVGYEFPDTIMVFMKKQIHFLCSQKKASLLEAVKKTSKDVVGVDVVMHVRAKKDDGTGAMDAIFQAIQDQSVLNGDDMPVVGHIAREAPEGILLETWTEKLKNTQFQLSDVTNGFSDLFAVKDTAEIMNVKKAAYLTSSVMKHFVVPKLERVIDEEKKVTHSSLMDDTEKVILEPAKIKVKLKADNVDICYPPIFQSGGEFDLRPSASSNEQNLYYDSTSVIICAIGSRYNSYCSNVARTFLIDANPLQSKAYEVLLKAHDAAIGALKPGNKAGDSYLAALSVVEKEAPELVANLTKSAGTGIGLEFRESGLNLNGKNDRMLKSGMVFNVSLGFQNLQTESKNPKTEKFCVLLADTVVIGQNAPEVVTSMSSKAVKDVAYSFNEEDEEEEVQAKVKAKPVAADGLSSKAMLRSVNHETSREELRRQHQAELARQKNEETARRLTGGSSGGSDSRGAVKATGELVAYKNVNDLPPPRDLMIQVDQKNEAILLPIHGTMIPFHVSTVKSVSSQQDTNRTCYIRIMFNVPGTPFTPHDTNSLKFQGSIYVKEVSFRSKDPRHITEVVQQIRSLRRQVVSRESERAERATLVTQEKLQVAGAKFKPIKLSDLWIRPVFGGRGRKLPGTLEAHTNGFRYGTSRSDEKVDVMYGNIKHAFFQPAEKEMITVLHFHLRNHIMVGNKKTKDVQFYVEVMDVVQTIGGGKRSAYDPDEIEEEQRERDRKNKINMEFQTFVNKVNDLWGQPHFKGLDLEFDQPLRELGFHGVPHKSTAFIVPTSSCLVELVETPFVVITLNEIEIVNLERVGLGQKNFDMTIVFKDFKRDVMRIDSIPSTSLDGIKEWLDTTDLKYYESRLNLNWRQILKTITDDPEEFIENGGWEFLNLEGTDSESDHSQESDQGYEPSDVEPVSSDEEDDESESVVESEDDEGEDSEEYSEEEGKTWEELEREASNADREKGAESDSDDDRKRRNMKAFGKGRPPERRNLASNISKRPRFR, from the coding sequence GAACTTCGGTAAAAGATTGAAAATGTTATACTCCCACTGGACTGAACACAATGATGAACTTTGGGGAGCTTCTGAAGTTCTTGCCATAGGAACTCCTCCTCCATCTGAGGATCTGCGGTATCTGAAGTCATCAGCTTTGAATATGTGGTTGGTCGGGTATGAATTTCCTGATACTATCATGGTTTTCATGAAGAAGCAGATCCATTTCCTTTGTAGCCAAAAGAAGGCCTCCTTACTTGAAGCTGTCAAGAAAACCTCTAAGGACGTTGTAGGAGTGGATGTTGTTATGCACGTAAGGGCTAAAAAAGATGACGGAACTGGTGCAATGGATGCAATATTTCAAGCTATACAAGATCAGTCAGTGTTAAATGGTGATGATATGCCTGTTGTTGGACACATTGCAAGAGAAGCTCCTGAAGGGATTCTTTTAGAAACCTGGACTGAGAAGCTAAAGAATACACAATTTCAGCTCAGTGATGTAACTAATGGATTCTCTGATCTGTTTGCTGTCAAGGACACTGCTGAAATTATGAATGTGAAGAAAGCTGCTTATCTGACTTCATCCGTGATGAAGCACTTTGTAGTCCCAAAGCTGGAAAGGGTTATCGATGAGGAGAAGAAGGTGACACATTCTTCACTAATGGATGACACTGAAAAGGTCATACTTGAACCTGCAAAAATTAAAGTGAAGTTAAAGGCAGATAATGTTGACATCTGTTACCCTCCGATTTTTCAGAGTGGAGGAGAGTTTGATCTGAGACCAAGTGCGTCAAGCAATGAGCAGAATCTTTACTATGATTCGACTAGTGTGATTATCTGCGCAATTGGTTCTCGATATAATAGTTACTGCTCCAATGTTGCTCGGACCTTTCTAATTGATGCCAATCCATTGCAAAGCAAGGCTTATGAAGTCCTCCTGAAGGCCCATGATGCTGCAATTGGAGCTCTGAAACCAGGAAACAAGGCTGGTGATTCCTACCTAGCAGCACTCAGTGTAGTCGAAAAGGAGGCACCTGAATTGGTTGCAAACTTGACGAAATCTGCAGGAACTGGAATTGGGCTTGAGTTCCGTGAATCAGGGTTAAACCTTAACGGCAAGAATGATAGAATGCTGAAATCTGGCATGGTTTTTAACGTGTCTCTTGGGTTTCAAAATTTGCAAACAGAGTCTAAAAACCCAAAAACTGAAAAATTTTGTGTCTTGCTTGCTGATACAGTTGTTATTGGTCAAAATGCTCCAGAAGTGGTGACTTCTATGAGTTCTAAAGCTGTAAAGGATGTGGCTTACTCATTCAatgaggaggatgaagaagaggAGGTGCAGGCGAAGGTCAAAGCTAAGCCTGTAGCCGCCGATGGACTCTCATCCAAGGCTATGCTTAGGTCAGTTAACCATGAGACATCAAGGGAGGAACTAAGGCGGCAACACCAGGCAGAATTGGCCCGCCAAAAGAACGAAGAAACTGCACGGAGGCTCACAGGAGGAAGTTCTGGGGGGTCAGATAGCCGTGGAGCTGTGAAAGCCACTGGTGAACTGGTTGCATATAAGAACGTTAATGATCTGCCACCTCCAAGAGATTTGATGATTCAGGTTGACCAGAAGAATGAGGCTATTCTTTTACCTATTCATGGAACCATGATACCATTCCATGTCTCCACTGTGAAAAGTGTATCTAGTCAACAAGATACTAACCGTACCTGCTATATCCGAATAATGTTCAATGTTCCTGGCACTCCATTCACTCCTCATGACACAAATAGTCTAAAGTTCCAGGGGTCAATATATGTTAAAGAAGTTTCATTTCGTTCAAAGGACCCAAGGCACATCACTGAAGTGGTTCAACAAATAAGATCCCTTCGCAGGCAGGTTGTCTCTAGAGAATCAGAGAGAGCTGAGAGAGCAACTTTAGTAACACAGGAGAAACTTCAAGTTGCTGGAGCCAAATTTAAGCCAATAAAATTGTCAGATCTGTGGATTCGTCCAGTATTTGGTGGTCGTGGGAGAAAGCTTCCTGGTACTCTAGAGGCTCATACAAATGGATTCCGCTATGGAACTTCAAGGTCAGATGAGAAAGTGGATGTTATGTATGGTAACATCAAACATGCATTCTTCCAGCCAGCAGAAAAGGAAATGATTACCGTCCTCCACTTTCACCTGCGTAATCACATAATGGTGGGAAACAAGAAAACCAAGGACGTGCAGTTCTATGTTGAAGTGATGGATGTTGTGCAGACAATTGGAGGTGGAAAAAGATCTGCTTATGATCCTGATGAGATCGAGGAGGAACAACGTGAAAGGGATCGGAAAAATAAGATCAACATGGAATTCCAAACATTTGTGAACAAGGTGAATGACCTCTGGGGCCAGCCTCACTTTAAAGGGCTTGATTTGGAGTTTGATCAGCCGTTGAGAGAGCTTGGGTTCCACGGGGTACCCCACAAGTCAACAGCTTTTATAGTCCCAACATCTAGCTGCCTTGTTGAGCTCGTAGAGACACCTTTTGTTGTGATCACTCTCAATGAGATTGAGATAGTCAACCTAGAGAGAGTTGGGcttgggcagaaaaattttgaCATGACAATTGTATTCAAGGATTTCAAAAGAGATGTTATGCGAATTGATTCTATTCCTTCAACTTCCCTTGATGGTATCAAGGAGTGGCTTGATACAACTGATCTTAAGTACTACGAGAGCAGGCTGAATCTGAACTGGCGTCAGATACTGAAAACAATTACTGATGATCCAGAAGAATTCATAGAGAATGGTGGATGGGAATTTTTGAATTTAGAAGGTACTGATTCGGAATCCGACCACTCACAGGAGTCTGATCAAGGATATGAACCTTCAGATGTAGAGCCTGTCTCGTCAGACGAGGAAGATGATGAAAGCGAATCAGTAGTGGAGTCAGAAGATGATGAAGGAGAGGACTCAGAGGAATACTCcgaagaagaaggaaaaacatGGGAAGAATTAGAAAGAGAAGCAAGCAATGCCGACAGAGAGAAAGGAGCGGAATCAGACAGTGACGATGATAGGAAGAGGAGGAATATGAAGGCTTTTGGGAAAGGTCGTCCTCCAGAGAGAAGAAATCTCGCTAGCAACATATCCAAAAGACCCAGGTTTAGGTAA